A single genomic interval of Ramlibacter pinisoli harbors:
- a CDS encoding CaiB/BaiF CoA transferase family protein, whose product MNLNQDDTALPLAGLTVLDFSQFLAGPSCALRMADLGADVIKVERPDGGDLCRQLVLADQKVGGDSALFHTINRNKRSFAADLKDPADLEHVTALVARADVMIHNFRPGVMERLGLDFAAVQQLNPRMVYAAVTGYGEAGPWRGKPGQDLLVQSLSGMAWLSGQGGDDAPPVPAGLSVVDMMTGAHLLQGILALLVRRGITGRGGRVDASLLETALDLQFEPFTAFLNGDGEAPRRSRVNHANVHAAAPYGIYRTADGFLALAMAPMDELARLVESPRLAELAADRASWYRERDTLKQALQDHLRSRSTQHWLAQLEPAGIWCADVLTWSRLLEHPGFAVLDMVQPLSGRAAGMKTTRCPLRIDRQVLRSPRPAPAIGEHTQEILRELGLGPAREGSVA is encoded by the coding sequence ATGAATCTCAATCAGGACGACACCGCCCTGCCTCTGGCCGGCCTGACCGTGCTGGACTTCAGCCAGTTCCTGGCCGGCCCGTCGTGCGCATTGCGCATGGCAGACCTCGGCGCCGACGTGATCAAGGTGGAGCGCCCGGACGGGGGCGACCTCTGCCGGCAACTGGTGCTGGCGGACCAGAAGGTGGGCGGCGACAGCGCCCTCTTCCACACCATCAACCGCAACAAGCGAAGCTTCGCGGCTGACCTCAAGGACCCCGCCGATCTCGAGCACGTGACAGCGCTGGTGGCGCGCGCGGACGTGATGATCCACAACTTCCGCCCCGGCGTGATGGAACGGCTGGGCCTGGATTTTGCCGCGGTGCAACAGCTCAATCCGCGCATGGTCTACGCGGCCGTCACAGGCTATGGCGAGGCGGGACCATGGCGCGGCAAGCCGGGTCAGGACCTGCTGGTGCAATCGCTGTCCGGCATGGCCTGGCTCAGCGGCCAGGGCGGGGACGACGCGCCGCCGGTGCCCGCCGGCCTCTCCGTGGTGGACATGATGACCGGCGCCCACCTGCTGCAGGGCATCCTGGCGCTGCTCGTGCGCCGGGGCATCACCGGCCGCGGCGGGCGGGTGGATGCCAGCCTGCTGGAAACCGCGCTGGACCTGCAATTCGAGCCCTTCACCGCCTTCCTCAACGGCGACGGCGAGGCGCCGCGGCGCAGCCGCGTGAACCACGCCAACGTGCACGCCGCCGCGCCCTACGGCATCTACCGCACGGCCGACGGCTTCCTGGCGCTGGCCATGGCGCCGATGGACGAACTGGCCCGCCTGGTCGAGAGCCCCCGGCTGGCGGAACTGGCCGCCGACCGCGCCAGCTGGTACCGCGAGCGCGACACGCTCAAGCAGGCGCTGCAGGACCACCTCCGGAGCCGCTCGACGCAGCACTGGCTGGCGCAGCTGGAGCCGGCCGGCATCTGGTGTGCCGACGTGCTGACCTGGTCGCGGCTGCTGGAGCACCCCGGCTTCGCCGTCCTCGACATGGTGCAGCCGCTGTCCGGTCGCGCCGCCGGCATGAAGACCACCCGCTGCCCGCTGCGCATCGACCGCCAGGTGCTGCGCAGCCCGCGGCCCGCGCCCGCCATCGGCGAGCACACGCAGGAGATCCTGCGAGAACTGGGGCTCGGCCCCGCCAGGGAAGGAAGCGTCGCATGA
- a CDS encoding MaoC family dehydratase, producing the protein MTDERFFEEYELGSTRRTTGRTITEGDIVLHAGQTGDFFPHHMDAAWCATQEFKQRIAHGTLVFSVGIGLTASTINPRAMSYGYDRLRFVKPVFIGDTIYSRVEITDRRPHPKRAGHGIVVETVTVTNQRDETVLVCDHLHLVERRVPLAAADNR; encoded by the coding sequence ATGACCGACGAGCGTTTTTTCGAGGAGTACGAGCTGGGAAGCACCCGTCGCACCACCGGCCGCACCATCACCGAGGGCGACATCGTGCTGCACGCCGGCCAGACCGGCGACTTCTTCCCGCACCACATGGACGCGGCCTGGTGCGCCACCCAGGAGTTCAAGCAGCGCATCGCGCATGGCACCCTCGTGTTCAGCGTGGGCATCGGCCTGACCGCCTCCACGATCAACCCCCGGGCCATGTCCTACGGCTACGACAGGCTGCGCTTCGTCAAGCCGGTGTTCATCGGCGACACGATCTATTCCCGCGTGGAGATCACCGACCGCCGTCCGCACCCCAAGCGCGCCGGTCACGGCATCGTGGTGGAAACGGTCACGGTCACCAACCAGCGCGACGAGACCGTGCTGGTCTGCGATCATCTGCACCTGGTCGAGCGGCGCGTGCCGCTGGCCGCCGCCGACAACCGATGA
- a CDS encoding C4-dicarboxylate TRAP transporter substrate-binding protein, producing the protein MNVRRHFLAAAALAGLLGAVAPAQAESYQLRFSTSQVNPNEPVVKVMHSFADRVKERSKGQLTLTIFTGDQLGPQKKVNEMIKGGARVLSVTDYGQLSQFVPDMAVVAGPYMFANPDEAKRLFTSPVFGEMSTRLEQQGLKLVMADGLFGVRHLLASKPVRTPADIAGMTLRVPPSPIMLETFTALGARPQALPWGEVYNALQTGVVDAAEANYGSLAGSKLYEVRKVVSNTAHQMMFAAFVTSTSFFNSLPADLQKILLEEGRKAGAELTAATVASDKAFAEELKKNGVQIVENVDVKAFAEKAKAAYAKVPGLTPGIYDKARQALAH; encoded by the coding sequence ATGAACGTTCGCCGCCATTTCCTCGCCGCCGCCGCGCTTGCCGGCCTGCTGGGCGCGGTCGCTCCGGCCCAGGCCGAGAGCTACCAGCTGCGCTTCTCCACCTCGCAGGTCAATCCGAACGAACCGGTGGTGAAGGTCATGCACAGCTTCGCCGACCGCGTGAAGGAGCGCTCCAAGGGGCAGCTCACGCTGACCATCTTCACGGGCGACCAGCTCGGCCCGCAGAAGAAGGTCAACGAGATGATCAAGGGCGGCGCCCGCGTGCTCAGCGTCACCGACTACGGCCAGCTGTCGCAGTTCGTGCCTGACATGGCCGTCGTGGCCGGCCCCTACATGTTCGCCAACCCGGACGAGGCCAAGCGCCTGTTCACCTCGCCGGTCTTCGGCGAGATGTCCACCAGGCTGGAGCAGCAGGGCCTCAAGCTGGTCATGGCCGACGGCCTCTTCGGTGTGCGCCACCTCCTGGCCAGCAAGCCGGTGCGCACCCCGGCCGATATCGCCGGCATGACCCTGCGCGTGCCGCCGTCGCCGATCATGCTGGAGACCTTCACCGCCCTGGGCGCCCGTCCGCAGGCGCTGCCCTGGGGCGAGGTCTACAACGCCCTGCAGACGGGCGTGGTCGATGCCGCCGAGGCCAACTACGGTTCGCTGGCCGGCTCCAAGCTGTATGAAGTGCGCAAGGTGGTGTCCAACACCGCGCACCAGATGATGTTCGCCGCCTTCGTCACCAGCACCAGCTTCTTCAACAGCCTGCCGGCGGACCTGCAGAAGATCCTGCTGGAGGAGGGCCGCAAGGCCGGGGCCGAACTCACCGCCGCCACCGTCGCCTCCGACAAGGCCTTCGCCGAGGAGTTGAAGAAGAACGGCGTGCAGATCGTCGAGAACGTGGACGTGAAGGCCTTCGCCGAGAAGGCCAAGGCTGCCTATGCGAAAGTGCCGGGCCTGACGCCGGGCATCTACGACAAGGCGCGCCAGGCGCTCGCCCACTGA